One segment of Labrus mixtus chromosome 10, fLabMix1.1, whole genome shotgun sequence DNA contains the following:
- the dusp1 gene encoding dual specificity protein phosphatase 1, whose protein sequence is MVIMEVPTIDCASLRGSLGDDVLSCLVLDCRSFLSFNSSHISGSTNVRFSTIVRRRARGGLGLEHIVPNEDTRNRLLSGEYECVVLLDDRSLDLSQAKKDGTLMLAVTALCRDPCGARVFILKGGFDAFSIEYPEMCTKPSPPQGLSLPLSSSHPGSADPSCSPCNTPLYDQGGPVEILPFLYLGSAYHASRKDMLEMLGITALINVSANCPNHFEDSFLYKSIPVEDNHKADISSWFNEAIEFIDSVRNKGGRVFVHCQAGISRSATICLAYLMRTNRVKLDEAFEFVKQRRSIISPNFSFMGQLLQFESQVLASSTCSSEAGSPAIGNSGTVFNFPVSIPVHTSAGQLAFLHSPITTSPSC, encoded by the exons ATGGTCATAATGGAGGTCCCGACCATCGACTGTGCGTCCCTCCGTGGCTCGTTGGGGGATGACGTCCTGAGCTGCCTGGTGCTGGACTGCCGCTCATTCCTGTCCTTTAACTCGTCACACATATCGGGCTCCACCAATGTGCGCTTTAGCACCATAGTCCGCAGGAGAGCCAGGGGAGGTCTAGGACTTGAGCACATTGTCCCCAACGAGGACACGAGAAACAGGCTCCTTTCTGGGGAGTACGAGTGTGTGGTTTTGCTTGACGACCGCAGTTTGGACTTAAGCCAGGCGAAGAAGGACGGGACCTTGATGCTTGCTGTCACGGCCCTGTGTCGCGACCCATGTGGAGCAAGAGTCTTTATTCTGAAAG GTGGTTTTGACGCATTTTCCATAGAGTATCCAGAGATGTGTACCAAACCTTCCCCTCCACAGGGGCTCAGTTTGCCCCTGAGCTCCAGCCATCCTGGGAGCGCAGACCCCAGCTGCAGTCCGTGTAATACTCCTCTATATGACCAG GGGGGTCCTGTAGAGATCTTGCCGTTCCTTTACCTTGGCAGTGCCTACCACGCTTCAAGAAAAGACATGCTGGAGATGCTAGGTATCACAGCTTTAATCAACGTCTCCGCAAACTGCCCCAACCACTTTGAGGACTCCTTCCTCTACAAGAGCATCCCCGTCGAGGACAACCACAAAGCCGATATCAGCTCCTGGTTCAACGAAGCGATTGAGTTCATTG aTTCTGTTAGAAATAAAGGCGGCCGAGTGTTTGTGCACTGTCAAGCCGGCATCTCCCGCTCTGCCACCATTTGCCTCGCCTACCTCATGCGGACAAATCGAGTGAAGCTGGACGAGGCGTTTGAGTTTGTAAAGCAGCGTCGCAGTATCATCTCCCCAAACTTCAGCTTCATGGGTCAGCTCCTACAGTTTGAGTCTCAGGTTCTGGCCTCGTCGACCTGCTCCTCAGAGGCGGGAAGCCCGGCCATCGGCAACAGCGGCACCGTCTTCAATTTCCCCGTCTCCATCCCCGTACACACCTCAGCTGGTCAGCTCGCATTCCTCCACAGCCCCATCACAACCTCGCCCAGCTGCTGA